In one Bradyrhizobium sp. 4 genomic region, the following are encoded:
- a CDS encoding alpha/beta hydrolase fold domain-containing protein, with the protein MPDAMVAARASDAGRGTSQQVDVAVVGAGFAGLYLLHRLRKAGLTAVGLEEAGDVGGTWYWNRYPGARCDIQTIDYSYTFDPDLETAWTWSEKYATQPEILRYLGFVADRYDLRRDIRFKTKVTEAKWDEATGRWQLTTDNGAPVSCRHYIMATGCLSAPKPPEIDGVKDFKGEVYFTGRWPHDGVNLAGKRVAVIGTGSSAIQSIPLIAQQAAHLTVFQRTPNFALPAHNGPAPSDRMNLLQGDRAAYREQARQSMAGVPYPQQTVVSWQLSDVERRERFERAWAAGDLVHILTQLWADQAVDIDGNKIVQDLIREKIRAAVKDPETAAALMPDDHPFGAKRPCLDTNYYATYNRPNVTLVNLRQEPIKAITASGITTARRSVDVDVIVFATGFDAMTGAIRAVHPITGRGGKSLTDVWAQGPQTYLGLTVEGFPNFFMITGPGSPSVLSNMAVSIEQHVDWVVDRLAALRDAGFTTIEPTESAQAGWNRHMADCSMVTLHRLANTWYTGANVPGKVQGLMPYTGGVGPYRSICDEVVSRGMLGFKLTGPNVAAQCNDGEVVRLQPDVRLVLNLLASLHLPPIESMGAQGACAFVNEFNKGRPAGRPIGEIADGTLPGADGPLPYRVYKPATSGPHPVVVYFHGGGWVLGDEQSDEPFCRDMVRRTGMMLVSVGYRHAPEHRFPTAAEDGYAATRWIAEHAAELGGRPGPVLVAGWSAGGNIAAVTCQLARDRGGPEIAGQLLICPVTDCTFDRPSYNDNATGYFLTRSLMYWFWDLYCSPADRTDPRASPLRGKVAGLPPAFVVTCEFDPLRDEGIAYAEAMAAAGVPVEQLKASGHFHSSFTMVDVIITGAPGRVQMAEALRRFAGLPPEVSRGDDRSQVHTSPGHKIAAAAS; encoded by the coding sequence ATGCCTGATGCAATGGTTGCTGCGCGTGCCTCTGACGCGGGGCGCGGAACCAGCCAGCAGGTCGATGTTGCCGTGGTCGGTGCCGGATTTGCCGGCCTCTATCTTCTCCATCGGCTGCGCAAAGCCGGCCTCACGGCGGTCGGCCTCGAAGAAGCCGGCGACGTCGGCGGCACCTGGTACTGGAACCGATATCCCGGTGCGCGCTGCGATATCCAGACCATCGATTACAGCTACACCTTCGATCCGGACCTCGAGACCGCCTGGACCTGGTCGGAGAAATACGCGACCCAGCCCGAGATCCTGCGCTATCTGGGCTTCGTCGCCGACCGTTACGATCTCAGGCGTGACATTCGCTTCAAGACCAAGGTCACGGAAGCGAAATGGGACGAGGCCACCGGACGCTGGCAGCTCACCACCGACAATGGCGCGCCGGTCTCCTGCCGCCATTACATCATGGCCACCGGCTGCCTCTCGGCGCCGAAGCCGCCGGAGATCGACGGCGTCAAGGACTTCAAGGGCGAGGTTTATTTCACCGGACGCTGGCCGCATGACGGCGTCAATCTCGCCGGAAAACGCGTCGCGGTGATCGGCACGGGATCGTCGGCCATTCAGTCGATCCCGCTGATCGCACAACAGGCCGCACATCTGACCGTGTTCCAGCGTACGCCGAACTTCGCGCTGCCGGCGCATAACGGCCCAGCGCCTTCCGATCGCATGAACCTGCTGCAAGGCGATCGCGCGGCCTATCGCGAGCAGGCGCGCCAGTCGATGGCCGGCGTACCCTATCCGCAGCAGACGGTCGTGAGCTGGCAATTAAGCGATGTCGAGCGTCGTGAGCGGTTCGAACGCGCGTGGGCGGCCGGCGACCTCGTCCACATCCTGACCCAGCTCTGGGCCGACCAGGCGGTGGACATCGACGGCAACAAGATCGTCCAGGACCTGATCCGCGAGAAGATCCGCGCTGCCGTCAAAGACCCCGAGACCGCCGCAGCGCTGATGCCGGACGATCATCCGTTCGGCGCCAAGCGGCCCTGCCTCGATACCAACTATTACGCGACCTACAACCGGCCGAACGTCACGCTGGTCAATCTGCGTCAGGAGCCGATCAAGGCGATCACCGCAAGCGGCATCACGACGGCAAGGCGCAGCGTTGATGTCGACGTGATCGTGTTCGCGACCGGCTTCGACGCCATGACCGGCGCGATCCGCGCCGTGCATCCGATCACCGGACGTGGCGGCAAGTCGCTCACCGATGTCTGGGCGCAGGGGCCGCAGACCTATCTCGGGCTCACCGTCGAAGGCTTTCCGAACTTCTTCATGATCACCGGGCCCGGCAGCCCGTCGGTGCTGTCGAACATGGCGGTGTCGATCGAGCAGCATGTCGACTGGGTCGTCGATCGTCTCGCGGCATTGCGCGACGCCGGCTTCACCACGATCGAGCCGACGGAGTCGGCGCAGGCCGGTTGGAACAGGCACATGGCGGACTGCTCGATGGTGACGCTGCACCGGCTCGCCAACACCTGGTACACGGGCGCCAACGTTCCCGGCAAGGTGCAGGGCCTGATGCCCTATACCGGCGGCGTCGGTCCCTATCGCAGCATCTGCGACGAGGTCGTCAGCCGCGGTATGCTCGGCTTCAAGCTGACCGGTCCCAACGTTGCCGCGCAATGCAATGACGGCGAGGTGGTGCGCCTCCAGCCCGATGTGCGGCTGGTGCTCAACCTGCTGGCGTCGCTCCACCTGCCGCCGATCGAGTCGATGGGCGCGCAAGGCGCCTGCGCCTTCGTCAATGAGTTCAACAAGGGCCGTCCCGCTGGACGGCCGATCGGCGAGATCGCCGACGGCACGCTGCCCGGCGCCGACGGTCCCTTGCCTTATCGGGTCTACAAGCCGGCAACATCAGGGCCGCATCCGGTCGTGGTCTATTTCCACGGCGGCGGCTGGGTGCTCGGCGACGAGCAGTCGGACGAGCCGTTCTGCCGCGACATGGTGCGGCGGACCGGCATGATGCTCGTCAGCGTCGGCTATCGTCATGCGCCCGAGCATCGTTTCCCGACTGCGGCCGAAGACGGCTATGCGGCGACGCGCTGGATCGCCGAGCACGCCGCCGAGCTCGGCGGCAGGCCGGGCCCGGTGCTGGTCGCGGGCTGGAGTGCCGGCGGCAACATCGCCGCCGTCACCTGCCAGCTTGCACGCGATCGCGGCGGGCCGGAGATCGCGGGCCAGCTCCTGATCTGCCCGGTCACCGACTGCACTTTCGACCGCCCCTCCTACAACGACAATGCGACCGGCTATTTCCTGACCCGTTCGCTGATGTACTGGTTCTGGGACCTCTATTGCTCGCCGGCCGACCGCACCGATCCGCGCGCCTCGCCGCTCCGCGGCAAGGTCGCAGGCCTGCCGCCGGCCTTCGTCGTCACCTGCGAATTCGATCCGCTGCGTGACGAAGGCATCGCCTATGCCGAGGCAATGGCGGCCGCCGGTGTCCCGGTCGAGCAACTCAAGGCGAGCGGTCATTTCCACTCGTCCTTCACGATGGTGGACGTGATCATCACCGGCGCGCCGGGCCGGGTGCAGATGGCCGAGGCCTTGCGGCGCTTCGCAGGGTTGCCACCGGAGGTCAGCCGCGGCGACGATCGCAGTCAGGTTCATACCAGCCCGGGGCATAAGATCGCGGCGGCCGCGAGCTGA